A section of the Castanea sativa cultivar Marrone di Chiusa Pesio chromosome 12, ASM4071231v1 genome encodes:
- the LOC142618377 gene encoding uncharacterized protein LOC142618377 — MGHMATTTLPWQPSLPLKLKLKPRYCHLSPPSTTTVFPSRHVAPIRAFQRSDIDGFAKRMVSGEALKDAWRSANDGFEQFLYEAKKAAERLDRRYSVSRRLSSVARSAADRAREIDREFEIGVRWRTFSLDFTRNLPRYRKQLNDFLDTPLGRSFATIFFLWFALSGWLFRVLIFATWILPFAGPLLIGTIANNLVIKGACPACKRQFVGYKNQIIRCTSCGNIVWQPKGDFFSRDGKGTSSSKSKSDPDIIDVEFEEK, encoded by the exons ATGGGCCACATGGCCACAACAACACTGCCATGGCAACCTTCACTGCCGTTAAAGCTAAAGCTAAAGCCACGCTACTGTCACCTAAGCCCTCCGTCGACGACAACAGTCTTCCCCTCCCGCCACGTGGCGCCCATCAGAGCCTTCCAGCGCAGCGACATCGACGGCTTCGCTAAGCGCATGGTCTCCGGCGAGGCTCTGAAGGACGCGTGGCGCAGCGCCAACGACGGCTTCGAGCAGTTTCTTTACGAAGCCAAGAAGGCCGCCGAGCGACTCGACCGCCGCTACTCCGTCTCTCGCCGCCTCAGCTCCGTCGCTCGCTCCGCCGCCGACCGCGCCCGCGAAATCGATAGGGAGTTCGAGATCGGTGTGCGCTGGCGCACTTTCTCCCTCGACTTCACCAGAAACTTGCCGAGG TACAGGAAACAGCTCAATGATTTTTTGGACACTCCATTAGGAAGAAGTTTTGCG ACAATTTTCTTCCTCTGGTTTGCGTTATCTGGATGGCTTTTTCGGGTCTTGATATTTGCAACATGGATACTGCCATTTGCCGGTCCACTTCTTATTGGGACTATTGCCAATAATCTTGTTATAAAG GGTGCTTGTCCCGCTTGTAAGAGGCAGTTTGTTGGTTACAAGAACCAAATAATTCGTTGTACAAGCTGTGGAAACATCGTGTGGCAGCCAAAAGGGGACTTCTTTTCAAGAGATGGTAAAGGCACCTCTTCTTCAAAATCAAAGTCAGACCCTGATATTATTGATGTTGAGTTTGAGGAGAAATGA
- the LOC142618520 gene encoding uncharacterized protein LOC142618520 encodes MPSVSQGLVFAAAMVVSSTLLFLAYSRHKSIPLPRLSKNQNSQQPEKKILRSCLLSEEKKRERKKKKVQFAEDVKEPSGNGKEYRKESIKLSNDEMSCRNKTPTVNGMPENRIALYNGILKDRMQRMQCSW; translated from the exons ATGCCTTCCGTATCTCAAGGTTTAGTCTTCGCCGCAGCCATGGTTGTCTCTAGCACCCTACTGTTTCTAGCTTATTCTAGGCATAAGTCTATCCCACTACCCCGACTTTCCAAGAATCAAAATTCCCAACAGCCTGAAAAGAAAATTCTACGTTCTTGCTTACTTTCTG aggaaaagaaaagggagagaaagaagaagaaagtgcaGTTTGCGGAGGATGTGAAGGAACCAAGTGGGAATGGTAAGGAATACAGGAAAGAGAGCATAAAGTTGAGCAACGATGAAATGAGTTGCAGAAACAAAACCCCAACAGTTAATGGAATGCCAGAGAATCGGATTGCATTGTACAATGGAATTCTTAAGGACCGCATGCAAAGAATGCAGTGCTCATGGTGA